Proteins encoded within one genomic window of Bacillus sp. F19:
- a CDS encoding P1 family peptidase, which yields MERFHNITDVPGVKVGNEEDNLGYTGCTVLLLEKGAVCGVDVRGSAPGTRETDLLNPVNLVDRVHSICLAGGSAYGLDAASGVMQFLEKKGIGLDVGAGVVPIVPSAVLFDMPVGDPSVRPDQKMGYKAALNAKRGYFPLGNSGAGCGATVGKVAGHHRAMKGGLGSASKVFPNGLVVGAIVAVNAMGEIRNPETGEVIAGARDDQGKIKSSLEWMLEQPAIPLKPGTNTTIGVVACNAKLTKSQASKVASMAQNGLARTIYPVHTMFDGDTIFSLSTGDMSASVDLIGTIAADILAEAVILAVQNAEGIEGFPSSKEINESH from the coding sequence GTGGAACGGTTTCATAACATAACAGACGTTCCTGGCGTTAAAGTCGGGAATGAAGAGGATAATTTAGGTTATACGGGCTGTACCGTTTTATTGTTGGAGAAAGGTGCTGTATGCGGTGTAGATGTTAGAGGTTCAGCTCCTGGAACAAGGGAAACAGATTTACTTAATCCAGTGAACCTTGTAGACCGGGTTCACAGTATCTGTCTGGCGGGAGGAAGTGCCTATGGTCTTGATGCAGCAAGTGGTGTTATGCAGTTTTTGGAAAAGAAAGGTATTGGACTGGATGTAGGTGCAGGAGTGGTTCCGATTGTGCCGTCAGCTGTCCTGTTTGATATGCCTGTAGGGGACCCTTCTGTTCGTCCGGATCAGAAAATGGGTTATAAGGCGGCATTAAACGCCAAAAGAGGATATTTTCCATTAGGTAATTCAGGAGCGGGTTGCGGGGCTACGGTTGGAAAAGTGGCTGGCCACCATCGGGCAATGAAAGGCGGGCTAGGTTCCGCGTCTAAAGTTTTTCCAAATGGTTTAGTTGTAGGAGCCATTGTTGCAGTAAATGCGATGGGGGAAATTCGAAATCCCGAAACGGGAGAAGTCATTGCCGGTGCCAGAGATGATCAGGGGAAAATAAAGAGCAGTTTAGAATGGATGCTAGAACAGCCTGCCATCCCCTTAAAGCCTGGTACAAATACAACAATAGGGGTTGTTGCTTGCAATGCGAAGTTAACTAAATCACAGGCCTCTAAGGTAGCGTCCATGGCACAAAATGGATTAGCTAGAACCATCTATCCTGTGCATACGATGTTTGATGGAGACACGATCTTTTCTTTGAGTACAGGCGATATGAGTGCATCAGTTGACCTGATTGGGACGATTGCTGCTGACATTTTGGCAGAAGCAGTCATCCTCGCTGTTCAGAATGCTGAAGGAATTGAAGGCTTTCCATCAAGTAAAGAAATCAATGAATCTCATTAA
- a CDS encoding ECF transporter S component, producing the protein MEKGLTTRKIVIAGVLGAVAILLGVTRLGFIPVPTAAGNATIMHVPAIIGGVMQGPFVGLVIGLIFGVSSFLDATIPLFKDPLVAILPRLFIGVTAYLSYISLKRVNEYAAIGVAGFVGAFTNTLLVLTMAVIRGYIAPGVAVTIAVTNGIPEAIVSVIITLAVVVAWKKLDHSGNKKSKISGEL; encoded by the coding sequence ATGGAAAAAGGTCTAACCACTAGAAAGATTGTCATTGCTGGAGTATTAGGAGCAGTAGCTATTTTGCTTGGTGTCACCCGATTAGGTTTTATTCCTGTTCCTACTGCAGCAGGGAACGCTACCATCATGCATGTCCCGGCAATCATTGGAGGAGTCATGCAAGGCCCGTTTGTTGGACTGGTCATTGGACTGATCTTCGGTGTGTCTTCGTTCCTTGATGCAACTATTCCGTTATTTAAAGACCCGCTGGTTGCTATACTGCCGCGATTATTTATTGGAGTAACAGCCTATTTATCTTACATTTCCTTGAAGAGAGTCAACGAGTATGCCGCTATTGGGGTGGCGGGATTTGTAGGAGCGTTTACAAATACGCTGCTTGTTTTGACAATGGCGGTCATTAGAGGATATATTGCTCCAGGTGTCGCGGTTACGATTGCTGTAACAAACGGAATACCGGAAGCAATTGTTTCCGTGATCATTACCCTGGCAGTGGTTGTTGCATGGAAAAAGCTTGACCATAGCGGAAACAAGAAATCAAAGATTTCTGGAGAATTGTAG
- a CDS encoding energy-coupling factor transporter transmembrane protein EcfT, whose protein sequence is MASVEFELTRNITIGQYLPTGSLIHRMDPRIKLLAFTILVIAMAICDSYGGNIIALAFACYLFYMSRIPISYGLSGVKPAVPFILILAVLQLLFYSEIASGGTVFVDYGFILITSDSIRLVIVSALRFIEIIFLSSVLTLSTSTTQITHGIESLLRPLKHVKFPVHEFALIITIAIRFVPTFAMEMEKMMKAQASRGAEFGTGAWWRIIQRTKDVFPIIIPLFNVAMARAEDLVLAMESRCYTPGSERSIYTKYKAQTRDYSALLFCILFTILLLAFPFPY, encoded by the coding sequence ATGGCAAGTGTTGAATTCGAGTTAACCCGAAATATTACCATCGGGCAGTATTTGCCGACAGGTTCACTCATTCATCGTATGGATCCTCGCATCAAGCTCTTAGCATTTACCATCCTTGTCATTGCAATGGCTATTTGTGACAGCTACGGTGGAAACATAATCGCGCTTGCTTTTGCATGTTATTTATTTTATATGTCTCGTATTCCGATTAGCTATGGTTTGTCAGGAGTCAAGCCCGCTGTACCTTTCATTTTAATATTAGCGGTATTGCAGCTGTTATTCTATAGCGAGATTGCTTCAGGCGGAACGGTTTTTGTGGATTATGGATTTATTCTTATAACAAGTGACAGCATTCGTCTGGTAATCGTTTCAGCCCTTCGATTTATTGAAATCATTTTTTTAAGCAGTGTATTAACGTTAAGCACTTCGACCACACAAATTACACATGGGATTGAAAGTCTTTTAAGACCTTTGAAGCATGTAAAGTTTCCGGTTCATGAATTTGCTTTAATCATTACGATTGCGATTCGATTTGTTCCTACATTTGCAATGGAAATGGAAAAAATGATGAAAGCCCAAGCCTCAAGAGGGGCAGAATTCGGCACAGGTGCATGGTGGAGAATTATCCAGCGAACCAAGGATGTATTTCCGATTATCATTCCATTATTCAATGTTGCGATGGCGAGGGCTGAAGATTTAGTGCTTGCTATGGAATCCAGATGCTATACCCCAGGGAGTGAACGGTCAATTTACACAAAGTATAAAGCTCAAACCAGGGATTATAGTGCACTTCTTTTCTGTATCCTGTTTACTATTCTATTATTGGCATTTCCATTTCCCTATTAG
- a CDS encoding energy-coupling factor transporter ATPase, protein MSEFPILEVKDLHHIYMEKTPLEHKALSGVSLRVEKGECIAIIGHTGSGKSTLIQHFNGLMRPQQGDVIVDGKHLSNPKIDVKALRRKVGLVFQNPEDQIFEKLIGDDIAYGPLKMGLPLNEVRDRVKWAMELVGLSFEDLKDRAAYALSGGQKRKVALAGVLSLKPEILVLDEPTAGLDPRSRQELLEQIVQLNKKENMTVIFVSHNMEEVAYLANRIYVLAEGRNLIEGTPGNIFGNSETLAKHHIGAPQTVEILSQLKERGYTVNLNAYEIEAAAKELVSVIQSNRR, encoded by the coding sequence TTGAGTGAATTTCCCATTCTTGAAGTGAAGGACTTACATCATATCTATATGGAAAAGACACCTCTTGAACACAAGGCCCTCTCAGGAGTCAGTTTACGTGTTGAAAAGGGGGAATGCATAGCAATTATAGGGCATACAGGATCCGGAAAATCGACTTTAATTCAGCACTTTAATGGGCTGATGCGTCCCCAGCAGGGTGATGTAATAGTGGACGGAAAGCATTTGTCTAATCCAAAAATTGATGTGAAAGCATTGCGGAGAAAGGTAGGCCTTGTGTTTCAGAATCCAGAGGATCAGATTTTTGAAAAATTGATCGGTGATGATATTGCTTATGGACCATTAAAAATGGGACTTCCTTTAAATGAAGTAAGAGACCGTGTGAAATGGGCAATGGAATTGGTTGGTCTTTCCTTTGAAGATCTGAAAGACCGAGCAGCCTATGCCTTAAGCGGGGGTCAAAAAAGAAAAGTCGCTCTGGCCGGAGTGCTGTCTTTGAAGCCTGAAATTTTAGTGTTGGACGAACCGACAGCAGGCCTCGATCCAAGGTCAAGACAGGAACTTTTGGAGCAAATCGTTCAGTTGAACAAAAAGGAAAACATGACAGTCATTTTCGTCTCTCACAACATGGAGGAAGTGGCGTATTTAGCAAATAGAATTTACGTTTTAGCAGAGGGAAGAAATCTGATTGAAGGAACACCAGGAAACATTTTCGGTAATTCTGAAACCCTGGCAAAACATCATATTGGAGCACCGCAAACAGTGGAGATTCTGTCGCAGCTAAAAGAACGGGGATATACTGTCAATCTTAATGCATACGAAATAGAGGCTGCAGCAAAAGAATTGGTTTCTGTTATTCAGTCAAATAGGAGGTGA
- a CDS encoding energy-coupling factor transporter ATPase, translating to MSKPFIQIDEISFEYTINNQKTVPVLQNVAFDVHPGEYVAIIGHNGSGKSTLSKHLNGILKPHLGDIYVDGLNTRDGGLLREIRQKVGMVFQHPDNQIVSTIVEDDVAFGLENIGVPASEIKARIDFALEAVGMSEFRKRPPHHLSGGQKQRVAIAGILAMKPDCIVLDEATSMLDTYGRRDILDVVRKLNNDGMTIITVTHHMSEVAEASRVIVIEKGQIVMDGAPREIFQQYELLHRLQLDVPVASQLARLIHKYDNEYKADLIHNDEIIQEVIRLSAKRGVYAG from the coding sequence ATGAGTAAACCATTCATCCAAATAGATGAAATTTCATTTGAATATACAATTAATAACCAAAAGACTGTTCCCGTTCTGCAGAACGTTGCCTTTGATGTACATCCGGGTGAATATGTGGCGATAATCGGGCATAATGGCTCTGGAAAATCAACGCTGTCCAAGCATCTTAACGGAATTCTTAAACCTCATCTGGGCGATATTTATGTGGATGGTTTAAATACCAGAGATGGCGGACTGCTCCGTGAGATCCGTCAAAAAGTAGGGATGGTCTTTCAGCATCCCGATAACCAGATTGTCTCGACTATTGTTGAAGATGATGTGGCCTTTGGGCTGGAGAATATCGGAGTACCTGCTTCAGAAATAAAGGCAAGAATTGATTTTGCATTAGAAGCGGTTGGGATGAGTGAATTTCGGAAACGCCCTCCTCATCATCTCTCAGGAGGCCAAAAGCAGCGGGTTGCTATAGCGGGTATCCTTGCGATGAAGCCTGATTGCATTGTCCTGGATGAAGCAACCAGTATGCTGGACACTTATGGAAGAAGAGATATACTGGATGTCGTCCGCAAGCTTAATAACGACGGAATGACGATCATTACTGTAACCCACCATATGTCAGAGGTAGCTGAAGCAAGCCGGGTTATTGTCATTGAAAAAGGTCAAATCGTAATGGATGGTGCACCAAGAGAAATTTTTCAGCAGTATGAACTGCTGCATCGATTGCAGCTCGATGTCCCGGTAGCCAGCCAATTAGCAAGGCTGATTCATAAATATGACAATGAATATAAGGCAGATTTGATTCATAATGACGAGATCATTCAAGAGGTCATCCGTTTATCAGCTAAAAGAGGGGTGTATGCAGGTTGA
- a CDS encoding SDR family oxidoreductase — protein MTARLLEAKTAIITGAGSGMGKAAAKLFAAQGANVVLSDINKDAADQTAKEIDRIGHVKTVHTDVGDDESVQNLVKEAFNEFEDIDVLINCAGVPQFFTPIEEMSLSEWDKIMSVNLNSIFLTTRHLVPIMKRKEKGSIINIASIAGIRARPGLNAYCASKGAAIMLTKALALELAPFKIRVNAINPGPAETPMLERFLPGDSLKVEEDKKKIFLDSVPLGTLIQPEDIAQAALYLASDLARAVTGEIMNVDGGRGV, from the coding sequence GTGACTGCACGATTGTTAGAAGCAAAAACAGCCATAATTACAGGTGCGGGATCAGGTATGGGAAAAGCTGCAGCCAAATTGTTTGCAGCACAAGGGGCAAACGTGGTTCTATCTGACATAAATAAAGATGCAGCAGACCAGACGGCGAAAGAAATAGATCGAATAGGACACGTTAAGACGGTTCACACAGATGTAGGAGATGACGAAAGTGTCCAAAATCTTGTCAAAGAGGCATTTAATGAATTTGAAGATATAGATGTACTGATTAATTGTGCTGGCGTTCCGCAATTCTTTACCCCGATTGAAGAAATGAGCTTGAGTGAATGGGATAAAATTATGTCGGTTAATTTGAACTCCATTTTTCTAACCACTCGCCATCTTGTTCCTATTATGAAAAGAAAGGAAAAAGGATCGATTATAAATATCGCATCGATTGCAGGAATACGGGCAAGGCCTGGATTAAATGCATATTGTGCATCTAAAGGAGCAGCGATTATGTTAACCAAGGCATTGGCATTAGAATTGGCTCCTTTTAAAATACGGGTCAATGCCATTAATCCAGGCCCTGCTGAAACACCAATGCTAGAGAGGTTTTTACCTGGCGATTCGCTAAAAGTAGAAGAAGATAAAAAGAAAATCTTTCTTGATAGTGTTCCTTTAGGTACGTTAATTCAGCCGGAGGATATTGCCCAAGCGGCACTATATCTAGCTTCTGATCTCGCCAGGGCTGTTACTGGGGAAATCATGAATGTTGACGGGGGAAGGGGAGTGTAA
- a CDS encoding aldehyde dehydrogenase family protein — MNHKNFHLYINGEQIYTVHHIPVYHKYTGEVIASISKAEKQHVNQAVSAAEKIFKSDKLTAYQRSNILSKAADLMEQRREDFEISLVREVGKTRKDATGELDRTINTIRLSAEEAKRIAGEMIPLQATEGSDNRLGFTIRVPKGVIGVITPFNYPLLLGVHKIAPALAAGNTIVIKPATSTPLATFQLVELLEEAGLPKGYVNIITGAGSEVGEWLLEDERIAMYTFTGSGEVGKHIKERSGLRPVALELGNNSPNIVHHDADLNLAAKLTASRSFHNAGQACIAVQRLYVHQSVLKEFTENYLSHVQQLIVGDPEKTETDVGPMISEKDAIRSEEWVREAMEQGAQSLLPLKREGAILYPVVLVDTNPAMKVVCKEVFAPIVCIIPYQDIEEAFHSANQSEYGLQAGIFTRDLQLAMRAAKVLEYGGVIINDVSTYRNDVMPYGGVKNSGLGKEGPYYAIQEMTDERMVVMNL, encoded by the coding sequence CTGAATCATAAAAACTTCCATTTATACATTAATGGAGAACAAATTTACACAGTCCATCATATTCCTGTCTACCATAAGTACACAGGTGAAGTGATTGCATCAATCTCTAAAGCGGAAAAACAACATGTGAATCAAGCCGTGAGTGCAGCTGAAAAAATCTTTAAATCAGACAAATTAACTGCCTATCAACGATCTAATATTCTATCAAAAGCAGCAGATTTAATGGAACAAAGACGAGAGGATTTTGAGATTTCATTAGTAAGAGAGGTTGGAAAAACACGCAAAGATGCAACAGGGGAACTGGATCGCACGATTAACACGATTCGTTTGTCTGCTGAAGAAGCTAAACGAATCGCAGGTGAAATGATTCCTCTTCAGGCGACAGAAGGCTCAGATAACCGTCTGGGATTTACCATTCGTGTTCCTAAAGGGGTCATAGGAGTGATTACCCCATTCAATTATCCTTTATTATTGGGCGTCCATAAAATAGCGCCCGCTCTTGCGGCTGGAAACACCATTGTTATTAAGCCTGCAACTTCAACTCCTCTTGCAACCTTTCAGCTAGTAGAACTCTTAGAAGAGGCAGGTCTTCCTAAGGGATATGTGAACATCATAACCGGAGCAGGAAGTGAAGTGGGTGAATGGCTATTGGAAGATGAACGAATTGCCATGTATACGTTTACGGGTTCTGGTGAAGTAGGCAAGCATATTAAAGAACGAAGCGGACTGAGGCCTGTAGCGCTTGAACTGGGAAACAATTCTCCAAATATTGTTCATCATGATGCAGATCTCAATCTTGCTGCAAAACTGACAGCTAGCCGAAGTTTTCATAATGCTGGACAAGCCTGTATAGCTGTACAGCGCTTATATGTCCATCAATCGGTATTAAAAGAGTTTACGGAAAACTACTTATCACATGTTCAGCAGCTGATAGTCGGCGATCCTGAAAAAACAGAAACAGATGTGGGCCCGATGATCAGTGAAAAAGACGCTATTCGATCAGAGGAATGGGTGAGAGAAGCCATGGAACAAGGAGCCCAATCTTTGCTTCCATTAAAGAGGGAAGGGGCGATTTTATATCCAGTGGTACTTGTTGACACGAATCCTGCCATGAAGGTGGTATGTAAAGAAGTCTTTGCCCCGATCGTTTGTATCATCCCTTATCAAGATATTGAAGAGGCATTTCATTCGGCTAATCAATCAGAGTATGGTTTACAGGCAGGAATTTTCACACGTGATTTGCAGCTGGCAATGAGGGCGGCAAAAGTTCTGGAATACGGTGGCGTCATTATTAATGATGTATCCACTTATCGCAATGACGTTATGCCTTATGGGGGAGTGAAAAACAGCGGCCTTGGGAAGGAAGGGCCGTACTATGCGATTCAAGAAATGACAGATGAACGAATGGTGGTGATGAACCTGTGA
- a CDS encoding tartrate dehydrogenase, with the protein MQHFSIAAIPGDGIGPEVMVEGLKTLKRIEEIHGGIHFSIDTFDWNCDYYLKHGKMMPENGLDILRDYDVILLGAIGAPTVPDHISVWELILPIRRAFQQYINLRPIKLLRGLNSPLRYKAHDDLNFVVVRENTEGEYSNMGGRLHENTPFELAVQNNVFTRYGSERVIKYAYSLAEKRPKRRLTAATKSNGINHSMPFWDEIVREIGMHHPNIKTDIYHIDALAAYFITRPEELDVVVGSNLFGDILTDLGAAIVGGLGLAPSGNINPEKNYPSMFEPIHGSAPDIAGKGIANPIAQIWSISLMMEHLGFSDIGDLIVSSIEEVLLEQKVSTPDLGGKNSTSEFGEAIHQQMTKMSMNSI; encoded by the coding sequence TTGCAACATTTCTCAATAGCTGCCATACCTGGAGATGGAATTGGACCGGAAGTCATGGTAGAAGGATTGAAAACATTAAAGAGAATTGAGGAAATCCACGGAGGAATTCATTTCTCAATAGACACATTTGATTGGAATTGTGATTACTACTTAAAACATGGAAAGATGATGCCGGAAAATGGCTTGGACATTCTGCGGGATTACGATGTCATTCTGCTTGGAGCAATTGGTGCTCCAACTGTGCCTGATCACATTTCAGTATGGGAACTGATCTTGCCCATTCGCAGGGCCTTTCAGCAGTATATCAATTTGAGGCCTATTAAACTATTAAGAGGTTTGAACAGTCCCCTCCGGTATAAAGCTCATGATGATTTGAATTTTGTTGTAGTCCGTGAAAATACTGAAGGGGAATACTCCAACATGGGAGGGCGCCTTCACGAGAATACTCCTTTTGAGCTGGCGGTACAAAATAATGTTTTTACGAGATATGGAAGCGAAAGAGTCATCAAATATGCCTATTCGCTTGCTGAAAAAAGACCTAAGAGAAGGCTGACGGCAGCAACAAAATCGAATGGTATAAATCACTCGATGCCTTTCTGGGATGAAATCGTCAGAGAAATCGGCATGCATCATCCGAACATCAAGACTGATATTTATCATATTGATGCACTGGCTGCTTACTTTATTACAAGACCAGAAGAATTGGATGTAGTCGTTGGCAGCAACCTGTTTGGCGATATATTAACTGATCTGGGCGCAGCCATTGTCGGTGGCCTTGGTCTTGCGCCTTCTGGAAACATTAATCCGGAAAAAAACTATCCGTCGATGTTCGAACCGATTCATGGTTCTGCACCTGACATCGCCGGAAAAGGAATTGCCAATCCTATTGCACAAATCTGGAGTATTAGCTTAATGATGGAGCATCTTGGCTTTTCTGATATAGGCGACTTGATCGTTTCTTCTATTGAAGAGGTTCTTCTTGAACAAAAAGTGTCTACCCCTGATCTCGGCGGTAAAAATTCGACAAGTGAATTTGGAGAAGCGATTCACCAGCAAATGACCAAAATGAGCATGAATTCTATATAA
- a CDS encoding sigma 54-interacting transcriptional regulator, translating into MEKLIALYKLNKSLEAIVTQILSEHGHKPSCFHSKKTVIDHMMNPFVLITPLTYVNEVHSLSIPIVSLSIHLNDFEKTIEDHDLNDKNPLIMVSEEEKKWLDIENHLKYQNRYEICSREQVHFGNAKKNTTILVPSWENNLSFAQQAKEHLFFVQPSMDTVISAIRQAIQLIDVTKEMFKEKYQVQAIVDSAHDGLIAVDRQGKITLTNNNAKVFLGLEAEVIGRNIADYIPNSDMLRVLQTGKKEIGDVAKIQDRQFMINRYPVILNNTVVGAVSNFKEITDLQRLEMKLRKKLHENGLEAKYTLNDIVGEAKKICEVKEQAKVFAKTDATVLITGESGTGKELFAQGIHLQSTRAIGPFVAVNCAAFPESLLESELFGYEEGSFTGARKGGKQGLFELAHGGTLFLDEIGEMPLQIQAHLLRVLQERSIRRIGGKRTIPVNVRIIAATNTNIESEIGNKRFRNDLYYRLNVLSLDLPPLRTRLADIPLLTRHFIQQFNEQHRKQIEKIDEDFFSVLQEYHWPGNIRELRNVLERIVLLQQDSVISAKDASFFYPKLRINKSHIPAGNATIKGKEKDLIQVALKQYESKSEAAKSLGIDRSTLWRKIKEYKL; encoded by the coding sequence GTGGAGAAATTGATCGCATTGTATAAATTGAATAAATCACTAGAAGCAATCGTCACTCAGATTTTAAGTGAACACGGTCATAAGCCTTCCTGCTTCCATTCAAAAAAAACAGTTATAGATCATATGATGAACCCATTTGTTCTAATTACGCCCTTAACTTATGTAAACGAGGTTCACTCACTTTCCATTCCAATTGTTTCACTTTCCATTCACTTAAATGATTTCGAAAAAACAATAGAGGACCATGATCTTAATGATAAAAATCCCCTTATTATGGTCTCAGAAGAAGAAAAAAAGTGGTTAGACATTGAAAATCATCTTAAGTATCAAAATCGTTATGAAATTTGCAGCAGGGAACAGGTTCATTTCGGCAACGCAAAGAAAAACACAACCATTCTTGTACCTTCTTGGGAAAATAACCTTTCATTTGCACAACAAGCAAAAGAACATCTCTTTTTTGTTCAGCCTTCAATGGATACGGTTATTTCCGCTATTCGTCAGGCCATCCAATTAATCGATGTTACAAAAGAGATGTTTAAAGAAAAATATCAAGTGCAGGCTATTGTAGATTCTGCACATGATGGATTAATCGCAGTTGATCGGCAAGGGAAAATCACGTTGACCAATAATAATGCGAAAGTATTTCTGGGTTTGGAAGCAGAAGTTATTGGCCGAAATATTGCAGATTATATCCCAAATTCAGATATGCTGAGAGTTCTGCAAACAGGTAAGAAGGAAATAGGGGATGTAGCCAAAATTCAGGACCGGCAATTCATGATTAATCGGTATCCTGTTATTCTTAATAACACTGTTGTAGGAGCAGTATCCAATTTTAAAGAGATTACAGACCTGCAAAGGCTGGAAATGAAGTTAAGGAAAAAGCTGCATGAGAATGGGCTGGAGGCTAAATATACGCTTAATGACATTGTAGGGGAAGCGAAAAAAATCTGTGAAGTAAAGGAACAGGCAAAGGTTTTTGCGAAAACGGACGCTACGGTATTAATTACAGGGGAGTCTGGAACAGGAAAAGAATTATTTGCCCAGGGAATTCATTTACAAAGCACCAGAGCAATCGGACCTTTTGTTGCAGTTAATTGTGCCGCATTTCCTGAAAGTTTACTGGAGAGTGAACTATTTGGCTATGAAGAAGGAAGTTTTACTGGAGCAAGAAAAGGAGGAAAACAAGGACTATTTGAATTGGCGCATGGCGGAACTTTATTTTTGGATGAAATCGGTGAAATGCCATTGCAAATTCAGGCGCACTTATTAAGAGTTTTACAGGAGAGATCAATTCGAAGGATTGGAGGCAAACGTACTATACCCGTGAATGTCCGTATTATCGCAGCAACCAATACAAACATTGAATCCGAAATTGGAAATAAGCGATTTAGAAATGATTTATACTATCGTTTAAATGTGCTGTCACTTGATTTGCCGCCATTGCGCACAAGACTTGCGGATATTCCCCTCCTTACCCGCCATTTTATCCAGCAATTCAATGAACAGCATCGCAAACAAATTGAAAAGATTGATGAAGACTTTTTTTCAGTATTACAAGAGTATCACTGGCCGGGAAATATCCGTGAGTTAAGAAATGTCTTGGAACGAATTGTCTTGCTTCAACAAGATTCAGTCATATCTGCAAAAGATGCCTCGTTTTTTTATCCTAAACTTAGAATAAACAAATCCCACATACCTGCTGGCAATGCAACCATTAAAGGAAAAGAAAAAGATTTAATTCAAGTTGCGCTTAAGCAATATGAAAGTAAGTCAGAAGCAGCAAAATCACTTGGAATTGATCGATCAACCCTTTGGCGGAAAATCAAAGAATATAAGCTTTAG
- a CDS encoding undecaprenyldiphospho-muramoylpentapeptide beta-N-acetylglucosaminyltransferase: protein MKKTIVFTGGGSAGHVTPNIAIIDELDKNVWDVQYIGSKKGIEKELIEKISIPYHGISSGKLRRYLDFENVADSFRVLKGCMDARKVLRKLKPALVFSKGGFVSVPVIIAAKSLNIPVLIHESDMTPGLANKIAQRFATKIFTSFEETLNYFPKDKTAAIGSPIRRGILKGSPYKGTELLGFDRKRPVLTVMGGSLGAKKINETIRAALPLLKDYQIIHLCGKGNVDENYANLKDYKQFEYVHDELPHYLAATEFVITRGGSNSIFEFLALKIPMLIIPLTKNQSRGDQILNGRSFQEKGYAVMLEEENLSVDTLVIHLADLKRRRDAIKEKMTSLEKKDAIGVLVREINAR from the coding sequence ATGAAAAAAACGATCGTTTTTACAGGAGGCGGTTCAGCAGGGCATGTCACGCCAAATATCGCGATTATAGATGAGCTTGATAAAAACGTCTGGGACGTCCAATATATAGGTTCTAAAAAAGGGATTGAAAAGGAACTGATTGAGAAAATCTCTATTCCCTATCATGGAATTTCTAGCGGAAAGCTGAGAAGGTATCTCGATTTTGAAAACGTGGCTGACAGTTTTCGTGTGTTAAAAGGCTGCATGGATGCAAGGAAAGTACTAAGAAAACTGAAGCCTGCTTTGGTTTTCTCAAAAGGCGGTTTTGTTTCCGTACCGGTCATTATTGCAGCAAAATCACTGAACATTCCTGTTCTGATTCATGAAAGCGATATGACTCCTGGACTTGCCAATAAAATTGCACAGCGCTTCGCTACAAAAATATTTACTTCATTTGAAGAAACGCTAAACTATTTTCCAAAAGATAAAACGGCTGCTATCGGATCACCGATTCGCAGAGGGATCTTAAAAGGATCTCCATACAAAGGAACGGAGCTGCTCGGCTTTGACCGCAAACGTCCGGTATTAACAGTGATGGGCGGCAGCCTGGGGGCAAAAAAAATCAACGAGACTATTAGAGCTGCATTGCCGCTGCTGAAAGATTATCAGATTATTCATTTATGCGGAAAAGGCAATGTTGATGAGAACTATGCAAATTTGAAGGACTACAAACAATTCGAATATGTTCATGACGAGCTGCCTCATTATTTGGCAGCAACGGAATTTGTCATTACTAGAGGAGGCTCGAATTCCATCTTCGAATTCCTTGCATTAAAAATCCCTATGCTCATTATTCCTCTTACGAAAAATCAAAGCAGGGGAGATCAGATATTAAACGGGAGATCGTTTCAGGAAAAAGGATATGCCGTGATGCTTGAGGAAGAAAATTTATCAGTGGATACATTGGTTATACATCTTGCTGATTTAAAGAGAAGAAGAGATGCAATAAAGGAGAAAATGACATCACTTGAGAAGAAGGACGCTATTGGAGTATTGGTAAGGGAGATAAACGCCAGATAA